Sequence from the Puntigrus tetrazona isolate hp1 chromosome 11, ASM1883169v1, whole genome shotgun sequence genome:
GGCTTTACTTTAgtgtgaaaaatacaaaagtctTGCATTGAATGAAGGGCCGACGTCCCTCAGAGCTCCCAGAGCAGGCTTGGACCCGAGAGTCCCAGGACCACAGCAGCAGACAAGCACGGATGCGTTTATAAAGATGATTATACAACATAGAAGCATTTTCAACTGGGGTCTGTCGTATTGACCCTCTATGGTCACTATATTCCACAGGGcactaaatattaacatattccGAAACCTGTTATCGATTGTGCAAGAGACACTAATTTGACTCCGTAACATTAAatgcaacactttattttgattaaatacatttatataaacattttaccaCTCTAGTGAGAATCACAGTAGGAaacctgtaaaataaaaacgcgTATTAGAACGAAATGTTTTTTCTAGGGTTAGCGTTAGCGCGCATACATACCTAAAATATGGTGTCTATCAAATGGCCAAGTTAGAGGAGCCCTGTTCCTCTCTGAGATCTGGGACTGCAGGAGGCTGACCGGATCCCTGCCGGACCATTTCCCTCCACGAGCGCTGAAGCTCCTCCGAAGACGACACCAGAGAGGCCTCAGGAGGGGCCGACAGGTTGATAGGACTCCAGGTGGACTCCAAACATGACTTAGGGCTCTCAACCACGGCCTTCACAAAGGACACTTCCCACGACGGGTGAGTGGTGGTCAGATCGACGCAGGACAGGTCCAGCGAGCTGGCCAGGACAGGTTTCTGAAACTGGACTCTCTCGTAGGGTGTGGAGGACTTGCCCTCCACCGGACTTCCCAGAGCCGTGCTCAGGGAGCTGCCTGGAGAGAGGGCGTTCTTGCTGAGGGCAACTAAAGGCGATAAAAGGCTTGTGGAGTAGTTCAGACAGGGTGCAGCGGCAGAGCCGGGCTCGGGATACTCCAGCACGATGCCTCTGTTTGGTCTCAGGAAGCCGTCGGCGGAGACCGCTGATAAAGACAGACTCTGGTCTGCGCAAAAGCCTCTGTCAAAATCAGACAGAGATGGGCCCTCATAGCTCCTGGTCAGCTCTGGAAAACGAGCGGTGTTTAGAATTTACCAGAGGAAAGGGTTTGGTTGGGTTTTAATTGGAAAAACGTATTAGGACTTTACCAAGTCTGTCACGTCCTGCATCCATCAGGAAAGCGTGGCGTTAATTAGACTCGGCTGGCATTTATAGCGGTGCTTGATTAGGCCATTTACGAGCAAGTCTCCAACTGTAGGCTCACACcgggattttttttatttaataactcggataatgaaataatttcGTTCTCTTCAGCGAAgctaaattaagatatttctaaAGCCAAATCCAATCTCTGAACGCCTTTATAATGCAGTAAAAGACAAACAATGAAAACGGGAAGAAAAAAGTATCGGGAGAGTCTTACGTTAAGTTTTAGACgatattttacaaattatgtgatttatatgaatctagaaaatatttaaaaactaacatCAATGTCTCCCAGATATAGTttagccattttaaaaatatttcgtTCGCTTTTGTTcagcttgtttgtgtgtgtaacgttaaaaaaaaacaggattacTGCGTACATGTGTTTTTAGGAAAGCTCGTCCACGTGTTTACGAACGCGCACGTACTGCGTCTGAAACTCGTGGGGACGCGCACGCAAGCGTGTGTCCGCTGACGTCACTCGCGGGAATGGCTGAGAAAAAGAAGCGCGAGATAGAAACTTGGGCGCGCAGCGGTACGTGTTTATCTGGCGGGTCGCGCTGCGCTTTTTAATGAAAGCGTTTACTAAATCCCAGCGACCGACTCATTAAGACCGCAGATGTGTTTGCGTCTGTACGCTGCACGCACAGCGTCCTCGTAAAGTCTGTTTTATTAGTGCGTTTTGAGCAAACTTTAGGGAAATGTCGTGGTGGGCGCGCGGGTAAGTACCTCAAGAAGAATATTGTGCTATTTTAAAACGGGCTTTCGCTTTAGGACACATCGGGGTCACACCTGACGCTTTAAACATAACGCCTGGGTTTACAGACATTGCTGACTTTTAAGTTTTTTGAGTATTGCATCGAACCCCGcctaacataaaaaaacaaaagagggcTGAAACTCGCGGGACCCGTTCAGTTTAAACGCTATGAAGACGAATTTAACAGACACTCCGTGTTTACAATGTTATTAACTGATCCAAATAATTCCCATGCGATGCTAACCTCATTTTTACGCGTTTTAACACTTGTTGATGACATGCACTGAAACAATTAGCCAGGTATGCTAGTAGATCGAAGTAACGTTGCTCTAACTTACCAAACACAGCCTTACAAAACTCCAGAGTCTGGAGTGATTGACTTAACCATCATATCGTTAAACAAAGCCGGGTTTTTCATCTACTTCTGATGCTAGTTGTCTGGTAAACACACTGCCCTGCCAAACGCTGTTAGGACACCATCAGCACCTTGTTGTGAGAGTTTGCTGACCCgttttctctgtgtttgtgtgtaaacagcgaggatgaggaagaggcCTTGTGTCAGGACACGGACTCCGATGTGGCCGATCAGAAGGATTGTGGGAAAGTCAAAGTCAAGTGGGCCCAAGACGAGGTAAGCGCGCACCCATCGGTCAAGAACGAAAGAACGATGCTTGCATTCATTTCTTGgctttgtgggtttttttaggATGATAAGCTGCGCAAGTTGGTGCTGAACGTCGGGCCGAATGACTGGAAGTACATCGCTGGCTTTTTACCTGTAAGTCTGTCGGTGTTGATGTATCGAGAGACGTCTGCCGGGGGTTCTGCTTTGACACCGACACGTTTGTTGTCGTTTTGCTAGAATCGGTCGGAGCATCAGTGTCAGCATCGCTGGTTCAAGGTTTTGGATCCTGATCTAGTCAAAGGACCCTGGACAAAGGAGGAGGACGAGAAGGTGCGCAAAATTAAAGCTGGGGAGAGTTATGAGAGTCATAAACAATAGtttgggatatatatatattacaggcATGGTTCCAGGTGAATGTGTGACACGCAGATTTATTGACGGAGGTAGAAGCTAATCGTAAGAACTGAATATGAAGGACGCTAGAATTTGgaagaaataaaatctaatgTAATTCATAGGGGCcttacagctgtgtgtgtgtgtgtgtgtgtgtccaggtgATTGAGCTCGTGAAGAAGTACGGCAACAAGCAGTGGGCGATGGTGGCCAAGCACCTGAAGGGCCGTCTCGGGAAGCAGTGCAGAGAGCGCTGGCACAACCACCTCAATCCAGACGTCAAGAAGTCGTCCTGGACTCCGGAGGAGGACCTCGTCATCTACAAGGCTCACTGCGTGCTGGGCAACCGCTGGGCTGAGATCGCCAAGCTGCTTCCTGGAAGGTGAGCACCGCGGTGCAACACGGTGGTCTTTATGCGTCCGTAGTCTGATTAAATCGTATTGAATTTTTCCAGAACGGACAATGCTGTGAAAAACCACTGGAACTCCACTATCAAGCGTAAAGTGGAGACGGGTTACTACTCGGACGTGGAGCCCACGCTTCACACGCTGCAGCCGACGGAGAGCGCTCAGGTAATTCTGCAGGACCCGAGCACCCTGCGGCGGCCGAGACGAGTCCTCCATCAACTCTGTGCGTTTCTGCTTCATAGGTGGAGATCTGTTTCGATGGAGCCGGCGAGGGTTTACCGGGAGAGGTCCTGAAGACGGTATGATCAGAACTTCAGTCGGTTTAATTATGCAAAATCAGCTCCTGACGTCCGAAACGCAGAATGATTTTATGATTTGATATGTGTAGTTTCAAAACATAGTGTAATGCCTTTCTAAGAGTCGAGTAAATGTTGGCATTGAAATATAAGCATCACTTTGTTTGCTGTGTAATAAACATTAACGATTTAAGAGCATGTGGACATTTGCTGCACTTTAAAGGTTTTGATCATGTTGCTAGTTAATCTATTTATCAAACAGGCTTTAGAGGGTGAAGTCAACGACTGTAGAGATGGTCAGGTGTTCCTGTCTCACGCTGCTTTCTTCACAGGATCCGGATGCTCACGACAAGGTCCCCTCCGCTCCACACAAAACGGCGTCCCCCAAGACCCCGAAGGCTCCGGCGACCCCCAAAAGTGAAGCGGGGGACTCGAGCGTGTCCACGTGGGTGATGGACAGCTCCGGCTTCCTGTCGCCCTCGGCGGCCCCCACGCTGAAGGAGGTGATGGAGCTGATGGACGGGGTGAGCGCGTTCAGCTCCGTAACGATGATTAGACAGTGTGACGCTTGTCCTGGTGTCGTGAAGAAGCTTTAACTGCTTTTTATGGACTTTTTATAAAGTGTCTATTGTCTTTTGATATcggaaattatttaaatactcaTAGATGCTCTGAACGTGACATGAAAAACAGCAAGCAAGTCACTGAATGATTGAACCGAATCGTTTAAAGGGATGaatcatttagaaatgaatCACTTTCATGTTGCCcagagaagcaaaaaaaaatattggaatgattttttttgttattgaagCAGCGCAAAAACGGGAAGTATGTCTAAAACgagtttttgttgttaaaataaatcGCGTTTGCAATTATGGTAATTTTTAGAGGAAAAAACGGTACTCTGTGTAAACCGGCTATATGAAGTggaataaatttataaattttgTGATCAATTTAAAGACAATTTAAACGAAATGATAATAACAGTAGTGGTGGAGTATGTACTGTGTAACTAATTTTAACAGCAGCGTGACTTTTTGAAGTCTTTGACTTTCCCTGAGATCTCGCTGCGTCTCTTGAGGCCCGGTGGAGACTCTGACGATGGCGGTGTTTTCTCCCTGAAGGATCTGGAGGGCTGGTGTACGATGTCAGACTTCGAGCTGCCGGAGGAGAGCCAGAGCTCGGAGCTGCTGCAGTTTCGTCTGGAGGGCAGCACCCTGCAGGAGCTCAGCAAGGGCAGCAAAGGAGAGCTGATCCCCATCTCCCCCGGCGGGGCGACCCCTCCGTCCATCCTGAGCCGCCGCAGCCGCCGCCGCATCGCCCTGTCCCCCGACCCCAATGACTCCATGACGCCCAAGAGCACGCCCGTCAAAATCCTGCCCTTCTCTCCCTCACAGGTACCGCCCCGCCACCGCCGCCCTTCACTTCACTGCTGCTCAGATGTTGTTTGAGCGAGGCTTCGGAaacgggacttttattttgatggcacATAGCGCACTGCTAGATACAGTTTCTTTATTTGTGAGGCTTTATGCAATGCATTCCCAGGCAAAATCAAGAAGTTTCCatcaaaataaatctatttacattttagatgtttaGCATTTAGCTTTTAACCAAAGCGACTTGCAAATGAAGACAAAGGAagcaaaaatcaacaaaagagtaATGTTAGTACAcatagttaaaaaaatgcaacatatatatataaacatatatatgtttgtgtgtgtgtgtgtattaaataaaaatcagaacTATATATAGCCGCCATTTTTTACTTGCAGCTGATTTTCCACGGTTTCAGAtgtttcattcttttaaataaaataatacattttatcaaGATGATAGCCGCCATTTCCATGATTTTCTATTAGAGAATGACCGCCATGACTATTAGAAAGGTGTGTCTGTGCtcattgtgtttttctgttgctGCTGTACAGTTCCTCAACATGTGGACCAAGCAGGACACGCTGGACCTGGAGAACCCGTCTCTGACGTCGACCCCCGTTTGCAGTCAGAAGGCCATCGTCACCACACCCCTGCACCGCGACAAAACCCCGCTCACGCAGAAGGAGAACTCTCTGTGCGTCTCAGCCTTCACAGACACTTTTATTCGGCTCGTAAGAGTCCCTCTTAAACTCTCGCTGTGTGCTCCTGCAGGTTTATCACGCCTAATCACAAATCCGACCTGGACACGACCCCCCGGACCCCGACTCCGTTCAAAAACGCCTTGGAGAAGTACGGCCCTCTGCGGCCCCTGGTGAGAGCTTTGCTCGTGATCGAAACGAGCTCGCTGGCGCTTCTCCCGTTTGATGGTGTAGGCTTGATgctgtgaattattaaaaaaaacctcctcTGTTT
This genomic interval carries:
- the mybl2b gene encoding v-myb avian myeloblastosis viral oncogene homolog-like 2b isoform X2, whose translation is MLVVCEDEEEALCQDTDSDVADQKDCGKVKVKWAQDEDDKLRKLVLNVGPNDWKYIAGFLPNRSEHQCQHRWFKVLDPDLVKGPWTKEEDEKVIELVKKYGNKQWAMVAKHLKGRLGKQCRERWHNHLNPDVKKSSWTPEEDLVIYKAHCVLGNRWAEIAKLLPGRTDNAVKNHWNSTIKRKVETGYYSDVEPTLHTLQPTESAQVEICFDGAGEGLPGEVLKTDPDAHDKVPSAPHKTASPKTPKAPATPKSEAGDSSVSTWVMDSSGFLSPSAAPTLKEVMELMDGDLEGWCTMSDFELPEESQSSELLQFRLEGSTLQELSKGSKGELIPISPGGATPPSILSRRSRRRIALSPDPNDSMTPKSTPVKILPFSPSQFLNMWTKQDTLDLENPSLTSTPVCSQKAIVTTPLHRDKTPLTQKENSLFITPNHKSDLDTTPRTPTPFKNALEKYGPLRPLPQTPNLEEDLKEVLRSEAGIELIVEDETPTEKKRKQVYRPPMKKVRKSLALDVIDCSESVAARKQQIKHAVKTTPKALIARSLPLVTSCDVKKEENVLDQGFILGPNESGPPAKPVPPTLKQSPPLPMSPAWETVVCGRTKDQLIMTEKARRYLRSLKCHAPSRALILS
- the mybl2b gene encoding v-myb avian myeloblastosis viral oncogene homolog-like 2b isoform X1, which gives rise to MSWWARGEDEEEALCQDTDSDVADQKDCGKVKVKWAQDEDDKLRKLVLNVGPNDWKYIAGFLPNRSEHQCQHRWFKVLDPDLVKGPWTKEEDEKVIELVKKYGNKQWAMVAKHLKGRLGKQCRERWHNHLNPDVKKSSWTPEEDLVIYKAHCVLGNRWAEIAKLLPGRTDNAVKNHWNSTIKRKVETGYYSDVEPTLHTLQPTESAQVEICFDGAGEGLPGEVLKTDPDAHDKVPSAPHKTASPKTPKAPATPKSEAGDSSVSTWVMDSSGFLSPSAAPTLKEVMELMDGDLEGWCTMSDFELPEESQSSELLQFRLEGSTLQELSKGSKGELIPISPGGATPPSILSRRSRRRIALSPDPNDSMTPKSTPVKILPFSPSQFLNMWTKQDTLDLENPSLTSTPVCSQKAIVTTPLHRDKTPLTQKENSLFITPNHKSDLDTTPRTPTPFKNALEKYGPLRPLPQTPNLEEDLKEVLRSEAGIELIVEDETPTEKKRKQVYRPPMKKVRKSLALDVIDCSESVAARKQQIKHAVKTTPKALIARSLPLVTSCDVKKEENVLDQGFILGPNESGPPAKPVPPTLKQSPPLPMSPAWETVVCGRTKDQLIMTEKARRYLRSLKCHAPSRALILS
- the si:ch73-303b9.1 gene encoding uncharacterized protein si:ch73-303b9.1, with the translated sequence MDAGRDRLELTRSYEGPSLSDFDRGFCADQSLSLSAVSADGFLRPNRGIVLEYPEPGSAAAPCLNYSTSLLSPLVALSKNALSPGSSLSTALGSPVEGKSSTPYERVQFQKPVLASSLDLSCVDLTTTHPSWEVSFVKAVVESPKSCLESTWSPINLSAPPEASLVSSSEELQRSWREMVRQGSGQPPAVPDLREEQGSSNLAI